aggagagagagaacaagcTCTAATTCCTATTTGATATGACCCTCTAGGTAAATGCAAGCATTAAAAGCCCATGGCATTTGGATATATAGTAAAAATAATTCCAACTGAAATTTTCATTGCTTGTAATTAGTATATTCAACTATTCTTGGAAATTTCCCGGTAATCTCTAGCAGGCATGCACTGCCAATATGACATTGCTTGACTTGTATATGCTTCTAGACTTGGAAAGATTCAACTCGCTGTAGATATTGGCAGCTGATCAAGATCAGGACCGCCATTCTGTAGAATTCCAATGCTTTTAATAGGGCAGTGCCTGTCAATTCCAcggtcaattttttttcggTCAATTCCACGATCAATTGAGGACTGAGAACATTCATCTTGTATATACtccaatgaagaaaaatcaaaccataaCTTATTTCTTTGATccattattttgtctttttttgggtctaagAGGTCAATTCAACTAACTAGCATGAAAAGCTGTGCAGAAAATCGAGAgtaaatttttcaaacttttttcttCATAGACAACGATGATTTAGAGTTTCAAAAGCATGTAATTAGCATATAAGCATATTCAGTTTGATTTTGGGAGAATTTCACGAAGTTTGGAAGTCCTGTTGAGAGCAtaatttgttcaaaaagtcaAGTTATCCTTTATCCTTAACAAAAGACTTTATAGATGAtcataatataaaattgacATAGAAGATACCTAGTATATAGTCCAAAGATGTAGATAGATCAATCCACAATGTCTTTCTCTAATTCGGTATTTTTATCCTGACAATTTCTCTCCCCATCAATTTTAAATATGCTATGCGTGACATGTGATGTTTGAATAATACATATGCTTATCATATGTAGTAATTGAATATAACAAGTGCGTATGACATGTATAAATGACACATGGGATAACCGAATACGAcatgtgtgacatcccgatttttccaatcctattttcaataaattgagacgggcatttcgttggcacgcatatagttcttttccttgagttggccactcattaggaaactagtctatcgggtgaagctgttaagagtttctaatgcatcagactcgagaatttgatcaggaagcgatctttcgaccgagctagtctgcaagggtcattacggcacaattaaaatcgattagagatcgaaaATAGgccgactcgacagaggcatgtgatcaggtgtgggtgattccaccagatcgcacaattcttgtcgatcgatactggaccgacttttctatcgattgggtaccctgtgttcgtatttgaaaccttgagattacccccgacaaccgaaagtcgccaatgtttcaaagatgtacattgtggcttgagatgatcaaccacaggtcaaatgcgtgaatttctaaaggctacccggtaggttgggccatgctggtatcgtgccaaagtgaaattaaccgtggaattgagattgaattcagaaattggaggTTTGGGTGTGTCACCAATCACTTTAGGATTATtaactcatctttggaagatttttcatgcaatcagagtttttggcaaattaaatccgagaatggctattttagctcgagaaattagtaggccgcatttggtcgcgcttttgggacttaagttggttctatggacaagtgaagatgtgaattaaagtgtggtgacattagattaatttatggactttagtttgaactcaattggaagagaattgatggaaattgaagcaATTGGATGTGCAAGGatttggaccccggcggaaaatgaaattgaacctattggactaaAGTTGTGGAAGGTTTAGAGTTAGTGGATGATGACATCACCTATGATGTCATGGATGAGGCAAGATGGAATAGGGTGGTGACAAGTGGAAGGTGGGGATGAGGTCTtggaaaggtgggatgtcacttcccccttgtccccatcatcttcaaccttttgaacttggaggagagagagagagggagggagaaaaaCCAGCGGAAGCCCCCCCCATTTCCGTCCGCTCCTTCGCCGCtcgaccgtcgccgccgcctcgcccgccgttcgccggagctcgcgtcgccgtcgccgctcgcccgCGCGCGACCGCACGCCCTCCCGCGCCGAACCTCtcgcctccgtctccgccgcGAGTCCTACTTCGTCGTCGCCCCAACCAGCCGCTGTTCGTCGTCGCCGaagccaccgtcgccgccgcccgtcgccgtGAGCTCCCATCCCGAGCCTAGCCGCCTCCGCCGGTCTttctccgccgttcctccgcccgaTCCGCCGCCGTGCAGCCCTCCATCGGCCTCAACCAGCagttgcagaaaatgggtatggcagcgggcgtttggcccgttttggccgccttcccgagcccggatgctcggcccgctttgaggaaagtcgttctcctcggcgtccccgtcgttttggtccgcttggttcgctaatccggtgagtttagctcactaaacctcgcttagagggttaattatgctttaggtgtgcctagcttaagttgattaagcttaggtggttaatttagttgatttaattatgatttagattaagatgtttggttaatctaaagtatgtttaattaaatgctaagagagtttatttaaagttaagcaTTGATGTGacaaaatgattttagttttgaattatttaagtgctccgaaattctggaaaatattatattatattataatccgaaattattaatatattattattttaaaaaaatcagaaaaattatttttgaccccggttgctcagaatttcgtgccggtcgctacggtacattcggattttgaaattgatgattggatattataaattgagtttggatttcgaaaactatggatattattatttaatcattttcggaataaatttaattatttattaaattctgaaaattttcattgggaccttatttgctcagaatttcgtgccgatcgttgctgtgcatttagaatttgagattgatgattggttgtgatgaattgagtgtgattgtgatttatagggattctttatgaaatcctaagtgtagaaactaatgggagattggctgtgaaataccacctattagaggtcgtgcccagagaggccatgataaaccaccttggaaaggtcgtgcccgatgaggccgtgaaaaaccacctacaagaggttgtgcccgatgaggccgtgaaataccacctattagaggtcgtgcccagagaggccgtgataaaccacctgtgaaaggtcgtgcccagagaggccgtgataaaccacctgtgaaaggtcgtgcccagagaggccgtaataaaccacctgtgaaaggtcgtgcccagagaggcggtgataaaccaccttggaaaggtcgtgcccgatgaggccgtgaaaaaccacctacaagaggtcgtgcccagtggggccgtgaattgccacctgttaaaggtcacgccgagtggggccgtgatgccactgatttaaatttgccgagtagggccgtagttgtgagcaatgattgatttgctagaatgacctgtaatcggccgagtcgattgatcgctgagacgatccaagtggttgaattgttttgataatgtgattgagccatggttgtttggttatcataattgtacgtggttgaattatataaattgtgctaacctgcagatgaaggctgaggcgaggtaagtcttctgtgtgatgtggctatgccacccggggcgtattttctttctaataggggtttagggggttgaacttgctgagacgttgtctcagtggttattgaataaccatttcaggtccccgtggacggagcggccggatagctttggttggccttgaggagttgcagaggtgaagtcataagattggagaacgtgtccgacctgtaggtcgtaggacaattccttttttttaagagccgatcttttgtagacttttggccgtagacctctgtttgtaattctgttgaattatggaagtgttatgttgtggttttgcttcctgcttttctatcccgtattttattgtcaggggatttgtttcgcttccgcatgcgtaataaaataaatgggtcggcgacatatcctgggatgtcgcatttttgatcgaccgtagtgggatgtgcgcgcgctcgaggttcggggcgtgacaacatGTACTATGATGTGGAACCCAACCGGCATCTAGGGTAACATGAAGATTGAATAAGAAAGTATGAATGACTGTGGAAGGGTGAGAGATTCTGATGTGACACGTGCGAAGGACATGTGCAATGACATAGAATTTGAATAGAACATGAGCAAATGACGTGTGAATGATGTACAAATCAAATATGGCTTGAGAGAATCCATGCATAATGACATTTAAATCTAATTATTACATGTGCTAATGACATGCATTATGACACGAAAAATTGAACTATGACATTTTCAAGTGACGTGCATGATCACATGGAATTCAAATGCAAACTTGAGTGAATGACTTGAGTAATGACGTGAAACTTAACTAGGATATGCGCAACCGACATGTGTCCATTGCTTTATGGTTGATTGGAACAAAATCCTACTTATGATATAATTCCATTTAAGCACTAGGGTTTGTCTTAGTGGTCACCTTTTCCATATGAGAGAAGAGATGTAGATAGTTTGAATCCTCACTTTCTTAGGAGGGTTGAGGTGGGGACAATTTAATATCAGGTGTGGGTTTTAACTCTCATATCTTGCAAGGAGATaggataaaaatttgaaaatgagagttagagtaggagTAGAgtagaattgacaaaaaaggaaaatataactCTAGTTACTTTATTATTGTTTAGTATGCCGGATGGGCGAGCCAATGTGGTGAAAAAAACTTCGAATGGAAGGTTGGTGGTCGTTGGTATAGGTGAGATAGAAAAAgtattaagaaaaatgagactAGAAAATCAATAATACGGAGGAAACAAATTATCCTAATTTTAGCATGATAACCAACTATGGAAACCTTTCAAACAGAGCTATCTGGACTTCTCCGTATAATAGAGGAAGGAGATAGATGTTTGGGCTTACTGAAGAATAGACAAGGCTATATGAACTTTCTACGAAAGACTATAGGAGTATGAAAGAAGTTAGAAAAAACCATGAACTATTAGTACTGCTGGAGGTCACGTGCATGCCCAGCAATCCTTGAATAGAAGCTTTCCATGCTTTGTCTTACTTTTTCAAAGCTCTTTTCGAAGCTCTTCTAAATACATCGTAGTCATTATAATATCGTCCAACCACCCACGCCCCACCACGCCCCATTTCAATGATTCCTCCAAGAATCTCGTTCGATGCTGAAAAGCTCCTATTTTTGGCTCTCTCCCTTTTCCCGATTGTCGTCACCTTGAGCAATGGCACTCACCCAGCAGTGGCGCAGGGAAGCAACAACAGCAATCCAACAACGATCGCGGTGAACGTTGGGGTGATCCTTGATCTGGAGACGCAGGTGGGTCAGATGGGATTGACCCGCATTAACATGTCTCTCTCTGATTTTTATAGTTCCAACCCTTCCTACAAGACTAGGCTCGTCCTCAACGTTAGAGACTCCAAACGAGATGAGGTTGCCACCGCTGctgcaggttctctctctctctctctctctctctctctctctctctctctaacataCTGATTGGTCGCGATGCTTGACTAGAAATATACAATGGCACCAGCTTTTGGGTTAGCATTTTTGTACTTCTGTTGATCGTGTTGAAGATTGTTTTGGTTAGTCTTTTTTTTGTACCGAATTTTATGGGGCTAAATCTCTGCTCGAACTTCGAAGGGGTTGGTCTTGTGTTAATACACATATTGCGGAAGAGCATAAACTATTATATGCATCTGTTTGTGTGATGCAAGAAGAAACCAATTATTGTTCTCAACGACATATTTGGAAATCAAATGGAAATTTCAGCttctatatatttgaaaagtgaaaagaatccCCAGCTAAGTTTTCAAAGACACAACGACATTTGAGTGTTCCATTCAAAGCAATATGCATTCTCGTAGCAGTGATTGTTCAAGCAACAATTTCCAAAGCTCCATGAAGGAACGACCAAGCTTAagtttaccaaaaaagaaagagaccaAGATTTTTCCTCATCCTCACGAACTCTTTGTCACCAATCTGTACTCACTCTCTTAGCTGCCttgtttatgattttctttccccctttcAAATTTAATGACTGCAATATATTAGAAGGGCTTTTTATTATCGTGAAAATGAAGTCCTTATCATCTTATGAGAGGATCAAAGATGACATGAAGTTGAACTTAAAGATTCAACAGAGAAAAGTCCACCTTCTCTATCATCTCATATTGCCCCAAAATAAACAGATGTACATAAATTTGTGGATACAAAGTTTCATCTTGATAAAGTCGTGCGAACAGGATTCTTGTTTATAATCTTGGATGGGGAAATATTGGACTACTATTGCTTGCTCTATTCTTGAAGAGTATAAAACTCTCCTGTGACTCTCGCCCGCGTAAGtgtagtaaaaatttataaaattatgtcTACATGTATATGATAAGTGAACCCTATTAGAAATCATCTCACTAAAGACACATGCTATATAGCTACAGTTTCGGAAAAAGAGCCTAACATTATTGTGCTTTTCGGGTTAGAAATATAATTGTTTTTGCGGAGATGgttgataaagaaaattaaaaatttatctttGGGAAAAAATGTACATAGAACATATCTCTACATAATTATACTATTTTTTTCCAGTTGAGCCATGCATAACGATTTGGTATCGAGTTGAATCAGCGATTAATTATTTCCGGGAAATGGTGTTTTGATGGTCAAATAAAACAACTCAGGTTTGAAGTTCAACCAAATAATTGTCAATAAATGAAAGGAGTTTAATATGGATGTTGAGAGGCTTGACATATATCATATACATCACAAAGGTCTGTCCTCATAAAATTCATAGACTTGGGGCTTGGATTCCAGAGTGGAATTTTCAAATGGCATGAGATAAAGAGGTCAACTTAACGATGAAAAAGAATCAGCTCGATCGTCCTGGGCCATTTTATCCTCCTGTTTTGTTCTTGACATTACTTCTTTCGAAAGAATTAGTTTATGCTTGGTTTGCAATATCATATGCCAAACGACATCTAAGGCGGCAACCGAATGCCTGCACTAtgcttaataaattaaatctttCAACAACCTCATGAGGTGGTTTCAGTTGGTAAAAAATGGAGGCGCGGCCTTGATTCCCTCCACGTAGTACAATTAATTTCATGAATCTGCAGTTTGCTTAATTAAAGTGCACTTTCTTGACATTAATAACTTTTGCATTTTCACACAACTGTTCATCATGTCTGAAATTACGTTAGATCCAAATGGGAAGGTTCGACTATGTTTCATGAGTATAATTTCATATATACTTGAAAATAAGAGGTTTCACTTACCCGTGTTGGAGCAATTTACATTGTATCATCTCAAGGACATGTTGAATTAGGAGTCTAGTCATAATGAAAAAAACTCCAGTGATACATTCAacttcataaacattttattaacACGGGTCAATATCACTATAATGAACGGAGAAAATGGAGAGGTTTTAATTATTAGTATATACATACTGTTTAAATAATATCAAGTACGAGTTCTTTCCCAACTTCAACTTCctatgtttcctttttcttaaacatttctattttttatgatattgcaTCAAGTTTTAGTTGAGTTCTGATCAATACTATGCCTTTTCCACTAagaatttatattattatctgacttattattattgtttcaCCGTATTTTCTGGTTCACCCGTGCAGCACTTGATCTGATAAAGAATAAGCAAGTCCAAGCTATAATAGGCCCTCAAGGTTCAGCGCAAGCAGACTTCCTCATTCACCTCGGAGACAAATCTCATGTGCCCGTCGTCTCTTTTTCTGCCACTACTCCTCCCCGTAGTTCTCTTCGGAGTCCATACTTCCTTCGAGCCGCGCAAATTGACTCGTCCCAAGTGAATGCCATAAGCGCAGTCATTCAAGCTTTTGGCTGGAAAGAAGCGGTCCTCATATACGTGGACAACGAGTTCGGAGCAGGTATTATACCCTCTCTTACCGAAGCTTTGGAAGAAGTCAACACGCGAGTGCCCTATAGGAGCCCCATTTCTCCTTCAGCGACGGACGATCAAATTCTGCGGGAACTCTACAAATTAATGACGATGCAAACAAGGGTCTTCATTATGCACGTGTTACCTAGCTTTGGTTCTCGGCTATTTGCCAAAGCAAAAGAGGTGGGAATGATGAACGAAGGTTATGTGTGGATCTTGACTAGGGGAATTACTGACCTATTGAGTTCTGTGGATTCATCTGTTGTCGCAAGTTCGATGCAAGGAGTATTGGGCATTACGACTTATGTCCCGGACACGCCAAACCTGGACAACTTCATGGCCCGATGGAAGACGAAATTCCCACAAGACCATCAATCTGTCCTTAAtcctacattgaacattttcggATACTGGGCTTATGACGCTACTTGGGCTCTGGCAATGGCTATCGAGGAAATGGGTACGACAAATTTTGCCTTCCAGATATTGAATGCTTCAACAGATGGAACAGATCTCGGCACTATTGGGGTCTCTCAAAATGGTCAGGGACTTCTCCAAGAACTAGCCAATTCAAAATTCATGGGCCTCGCCGGAAATTTTAGCCTCGTCGATGGGCAATTAGAGTTGTCGGTGTTCCAGATTGTTAATATCAATGGCAATGCAGCAAGAGGGATTGGGTTTTGGACGCTAGAAAATGGGCTGCTGAGAGATTTGAATTCATTGAATACAAGCAAATATTCCACTTCTAAGAGTAATCTCAAAGCGGTAATGTGGTCAGGAAATTCAACCTCTATTCCTAAGGGTTGGGAGATTCCCATGAAAGGGAAGAGGTTGAAAATCTTAGTTCCCGTGAAGAACGGTTTCAATCAATTCGTGATGGTGACTCGAGATCCTATCACGAATACATTCCAAGTCACTGGATTCTGTATTGACGTCTTTCAAGCCGTGATAGAAAAATTGCCTTATGCTGTGGCTTACGACCTTATTCCGTTTGCCTTGCCTAACGGAAGTAGCGCTGGCAATTACAATGACATGATCGATCAAGTTTTTTACCAGGTGAGATAACTTATTGCATTAGATGTTGAAACTTAGTGTGCTATAAAGGGGTTGACAAAGAAAACgtttccctttcttttattgGAACAGAATTATGATGCAGTGGTGGGTGATACGACGATAATTGCGAATAGATCATTATATGTGGACTTCACCTTACCATACTCCGAATCGGGGGGTGTGATGGTCGTGCCGTACAAGGACAACAAGCGCAAGAATGCTTGGGTTTTCTTGAAGCCACTTACTTGGGACCTTTGGCTAACCACCATATGCTTCTTTGTATTTATAGCATTGGTCGTGTGGATTCTCGAACATCGGATTAACGAAGATTTCAGGGGTCCGGCCAAGCATCAAGTTGGAACGAGCTTCTGGTTTTCCTTTTCAACTATGATCTTCGCACAAAGTACTTGTCCTCACTTTTATAGATCAATTGAATATTACAATTTACATATCATTGTCGGAGAATTTACAGGCTTACCCTTAATTTGGATTGTAGGGGAGAGAGTACTTAGCAACCTAGCGAGATTTGTTGTGATCGTGTGGGTTTTCGTGGTACTTACACTAACGCAAAGTTATACGGCAAGTTTGAGCTCTCTTTTGGTGGTGAAAAATCTTCAACCAACTGTGACTGATATAGATCAACTCCTAAAGAGTGGAGAAAATGTGGGATACAAACAAGGCTCTTTTGTTTTAGGAATGCTAAAGCAAATGAAGTTCGATGATTCCAGACTTATATCGTATCGCTCTCCTGAAGAATGCAATGCGCTTCTTTCCAATGGAAGTACAAAGGGCGGGATCGCAGCAGCATTCGACCAAGTCCCCTACATGAAACTGGTTCTTTCTCAATATTGCAACAAATATAAAATGATCCCAGCATTTAAAACTGCTGGATTTGGCTTCGTAAGTTTTTTTCCTatattttagccaaaaaataaaaccctcaaaacttttttatttttggtcgaagcccctcaaacttttcaattacTTAGATTAATcgttatttctttgattaaaaaTGCTTCTTTTGGTTTATAGGTTTTCCCCAAAGGGTCTCCACTAGTACCGGATATTTCACAAGCAATCCTCAATTTAACTGAAGGGCGTAAAATGACGGAAATCGAAAACATGTGGCTTACACCAAAAACCAACTGCCCGAATTCAATTTCCTCGGCTTCTTCCAACAGCTTAGGTCTTGACAGTTTCTGGGGCCTATTCTTGACCGTTGGAGTTGCTGCAGTTTTAGCTCTCCTCATTTTCATGGTCATGTTCATCAAAAGGAATTGGCATGAAGTAACAAGTTCTTCAGGTTCATTTTGGGGTAAAATTGTTGTACTGGGAAGAAGATTTTACCAAAGAGACCTCAATTCCCATACTTTTAGGAAAGACACATTTAGAGATAGCAGTATGGATGATGGTAGCATTGAGGTTGCAGcagttgaaacttgaaaaaaaaattccttcccCCAAAAGTCCATCCAGCGACTCCAATTAAATCAACAAAGTTTTAACCAATGAGCAGGGCACACTATCTGCAGAACAAGGACTTTCTGATTGTGTAGACAAAGGATGGCCAGAGATAGTGATAAACGTCGAGATCTGCCAAGGTCAATTGAGAGAGATACATACCTCTAGAACCTTAGATACTAAATTTATAATCCTTGAGTAGTTGAAGTTTGTACATTAAGATGACAATATATTCCCCCTCATTCCCTTCTCACGTAAGGTCTGCCATTAATACTGCTTATTGTCTAATCAAAGAATATAAACCCAGGGTGGATACGAAGGTATTAGCTTCTCTTGTAATGTAATCGGTTATGATAGTGTTTATTGTTATTTTGATTATGTTCCGCAAAGTATCTGAACTTAGTAATAAAACATGATTTCTCAAACTAATATCTATCTGTATAGTATGAGCCTAGTAGAATAGGTTTGAATGGTCATTAGTCAATGGTCCGGCTTTCTTGAAAATCCGAACTGATAGGTGCGAATCCGAATCCGAATCCAAGCCTAACCCGACCCGAACTGAAAACCTGATTCGGTTCAGTTCATTTGGTTTTCCTGTTTTTGCCTTGCCCTTGTCAAACCGGGTCGCTATAAGGCCTTCCCCCTATTTGGTGTATAGTTTGGTTCATTTCTGGTCcctttgccatcctagaagtTTCTTAGGAGCCACTCCTTGTTCAAGCTCTCTAACTCCAACGACCAATCTCTGCCCTCGTCGGACCGGGTCATTCCAGTCCATACCGCAACCACAGCGAAAAGGACCAAAATAGATATGGCAAACCAA
This genomic stretch from Eucalyptus grandis isolate ANBG69807.140 chromosome 3, ASM1654582v1, whole genome shotgun sequence harbors:
- the LOC120291812 gene encoding glutamate receptor 2.7-like; this encodes MIPPRISFDAEKLLFLALSLFPIVVTLSNGTHPAVAQGSNNSNPTTIAVNVGVILDLETQVGQMGLTRINMSLSDFYSSNPSYKTRLVLNVRDSKRDEVATAAAALDLIKNKQVQAIIGPQGSAQADFLIHLGDKSHVPVVSFSATTPPRSSLRSPYFLRAAQIDSSQVNAISAVIQAFGWKEAVLIYVDNEFGAGIIPSLTEALEEVNTRVPYRSPISPSATDDQILRELYKLMTMQTRVFIMHVLPSFGSRLFAKAKEVGMMNEGYVWILTRGITDLLSSVDSSVVASSMQGVLGITTYVPDTPNLDNFMARWKTKFPQDHQSVLNPTLNIFGYWAYDATWALAMAIEEMGTTNFAFQILNASTDGTDLGTIGVSQNGQGLLQELANSKFMGLAGNFSLVDGQLELSVFQIVNINGNAARGIGFWTLENGLLRDLNSLNTSKYSTSKSNLKAVMWSGNSTSIPKGWEIPMKGKRLKILVPVKNGFNQFVMVTRDPITNTFQVTGFCIDVFQAVIEKLPYAVAYDLIPFALPNGSSAGNYNDMIDQVFYQNYDAVVGDTTIIANRSLYVDFTLPYSESGGVMVVPYKDNKRKNAWVFLKPLTWDLWLTTICFFVFIALVVWILEHRINEDFRGPAKHQVGTSFWFSFSTMIFAQRERVLSNLARFVVIVWVFVVLTLTQSYTASLSSLLVVKNLQPTVTDIDQLLKSGENVGYKQGSFVLGMLKQMKFDDSRLISYRSPEECNALLSNGSTKGGIAAAFDQVPYMKLVLSQYCNKYKMIPAFKTAGFGFVFPKGSPLVPDISQAILNLTEGRKMTEIENMWLTPKTNCPNSISSASSNSLGLDSFWGLFLTVGVAAVLALLIFMVMFIKRNWHEVTSSSGSFWGKIVVLGRRFYQRDLNSHTFRKDTFRDSSMDDGSIEVAAVET